From a region of the Leishmania donovani BPK282A1 complete genome, chromosome 24 genome:
- a CDS encoding CMP-sialic acid transporter, putative, with translation MALADEENKHVADVLPHSIPLLCSNVNCLTNSPALLSTSAFAPNTRDVSLAPASVTSPSISSFAVCWLQVSGWCAPHSCAAAACAPTHRSLVVAAGGPPPRDEEKPAACQQRLPRVAELPRSPWAEGAAQTDIKSGAAALPPSPHARIGAATRGCGPLGCAIALHVAPWSWDVSCCAESLTSHD, from the coding sequence ATGGCGTTGGCGGACGAGGAAAACAAGCATGTCGCTGACGTCCTCCCTCACTCCATTCCCCTTTTATGCTCAAACGTGAACTGCCTCACTAACTCTCCAGCTCTTCTGTCCACGTCCGCGTTCGCCCCGAACACGAGAGATGTGTCTCTCGCGCCCGCGTCTGTGACGTCTCCTTCCATCTCGTCCTTCGCTGTGTGCTGGTTACAAGTAAGTGGGTGGTGCGCACCCCActcgtgcgcagcggccgcgtgtgcgccaaCGCATCGCTCCctggtggtggctgcgggtggcccccctccccgagACGAAGAAAAGCCGGCGGCATGCCAGCAGCGACTCCCCCGCGTGGCGGAGCTCCCTCGCTCGCCGTGGGCAGAGGGTGCGGCGCAGACAGACATCAAGTCAGGAGCGGCCGCACTGCCCCCTAGcccccacgcacgcatagGTGCAGCGACACGAGGCTGCGGCCCCCTTGGTTGCGCCATCGCGCTGCACGTGGCGCCGTGGAGCTGGGACGTGTCCTGCTGCGCGGAGAGCCTGACCAGCCACGAC